The Vibrio penaeicida sequence ATCCAACTGGCATCTGCCATGATGGAGCGTATGAGCTTACACGGTGAGCAGCGAACGGCGGCGCAAGAAGCCTTTCGTTCTGGTAAATCTTCAGATTTTCCATTGGAAGAAACGCTTGCCAGTGTTCGAGTCGCAACAGGTGGACGCTTTGCTCTGCTACAGTTTTTTTTGGAACTGCAAATTTCAGCTGCCTTCGCTGATGGAGATTTACATCCTAGCGAACGCAATGTATTACATGTCATTGCTAAGGGGCTTGGCTTCTCATCTCAGCAACTTGAGCAAAGGCTGCAAATGCAAGAAGCAGCTTTTCGTTTTCAGCAAGGCGGTTTTGGTGGAGGGCATTCTGGTCATCAGCACAGTGGCTCATCTGGTCAATGGCAAGCGTCGTCGGCAAGCCAGTTACCTGATGCATACAAAGTACTTGGGGTAGCGGAAAGTTCGGATTCGAAAGCAGTGAAACGAGCTTATCGAAAATTAATGAATGAACACCACCCAGATAAATTGGTTGCGAAAGGTTTACCACCGGAAATGATGCAAGTAGCAAAAGAGAAGGCTCAGGAAATCCAATCGGCTTACGATCTTATAAAGAAAGAAAAAGGGTTTAAGTAGCCAAGGTTTGGAGAATAAATAGTAAGAGAGGCTCTCTTATTTCACCAACTCAACAACTCACCAAGTGACGATACGAGAGTTTGCTTTCAGTAATATCAAGGAGAAGATATGTATCAGGATGTACTCAATTTTTGGTTTGAAGAACTGAGCCCTAAAGATTGGTTTGCGGGGGGAGAAGAACTTGATTCTTTGATCAGCGAACGTTTTGGTTCGGTGCATGCTATGGCAGCTCAGAGTGAGTTAAATGAATGGCGAGTGAGTGCGCAAGGCAGGCTAGCAGAAGTCATTGTACTTGATCAGTTTTCTCGTAATATTCACAGAGGTTCTCCCAATGCATTTTCTTGTGACCCACTTGCTTTGGCACTCGCTCAAGAGACCATTCAGCAAGGGCTAGATAAGTCAATATCTCAAACAGAGAGAACGTTTTTGTATATGCCTTTCATGCATAGCGAATCGTTAAAAATTCATGAGAAAGCCGTCGAGCTATTCAAGGAAAATGGCGTTGAAAATACCTTAGATTATGAATATAAACACAAAGTGATTATTGAGCGATTCGGTCGATACCCTCATCGTAATGACATATTGAATCGGGTATCAACGGAAGAAGAAATTGAATTTCTAAGTCAGCCGGGGTCGAGTTTTTGAGTGGCTTCCTTTTGAGTACAAAATTAGGTCCGTACTCCTAGTAATCCAAGGTTATTGCTTGTTTAGATCCCAATCGTAGTCGTATTTGATGTTACTGTCAGTCGTTAACTTCAAGTCGGTACGGTATTGTTTTAAGTGAGCAATAACGCCGGCTTCATTTCCGCCAAAATCAGCAACAAACCACTCGTAGATAGAAGACAGCTGGGCATCATTTCCGTTTACCACGACACCTTTATCATTGTTCACAAAGCTTGAAGCAGCTTGCTCTAGAAGTGTTTCTGTATTTTCAGCTGTAAATGCTGATAGCTGAAGGTTAGGGCAGCCAAGGCTTGCACAATTCACAGCATAGTGTGTGCGAGGATCATTCCATATCGGTCTTAGAATTCGGTGCTCAATGTCGTTCAGTGTCAGATCTTTTCCTGCAATATTGACGACGTCATCCCCCCAAGGACCAAAAGTAAATAATCCCCCCAGTTTAGTGATTGATTTAAGCGGATAGTTATCGACGATCAAATCTACTGTAATCGCATTATATAAATTGACCCAGTAAGCGTATTGCTGGGCTTTTGAATAATCACGTGGGTCAATATCCGCTAGGTTTTTGATATAACCTTTCAACGCATTTTTATCAGAAGAGGAGACATTTGCGTAATCAAATAGATGATGTTGACCAGAAGCCGCTAAATACTTATTAAGAATAGAATCCCAAGCTTGATGTGAAATAGTCGCATTATTGGTTTCATTACTTTGATTCCAGTATGCCCAAAGGTCAGACTTTGGTGCTGCAAACGATAGGCTAGAAAAAAGAAGAATAAATACAGTAAATAGATTTCTCATGGTGGCTTCAGGTTTCTTAAGTTAATTGAGTTAGTATAGAAGACCTAGAGCAGTCAGAAATTCTTTCGTGAAAATGAAAAAAGCCCCAACGGGGGCTTTCATTCATGGTGTGATTTCAGTCTAACTAAGCTAAGAAATTGGGTATCTTGGACTCAAATTCAGAGATTTTTTCTTCGTGTTGAAGCGTTAACCCAATGTTATCTAAGCCATTAAGAAGGCAATGACGACGAAATTCATCAATCTCAAAGCCGTATTCTTTACCATTGGCTCTAACCTTCATAGCCTCGAGATCCACTTCCACTTGCGCGCCTTCATTACCGTCTACAAATTGGAAAATTTCATCGACTTCTTGTTCTGTGAGACGAACCGGAACCATCTGATTGTTGATTGAGTTGCCGTAAAAGATATCGGCAAAACTTGGCGCAATCATTGCCCTAATTCCGTAGTCTGCCAACGCCCAAGGCGCGTGCTCACGAGATGATCCACAACCAAAGTTTTCTCTTGCGATTAAGATAGAAGCACCTTTGTATCGCGGTGCGTTCATGACAAAATCTGGGTTTGGTTGTTTACCAGCATCGTCTAGAAAGCGCCAATCGTGGAACAAGTGTTTACCAAAACCTAAGCGAGAGACTTTTTGTAAAAACTGCTTTGGAATGATGGCATCGGTATCCACGTTGGCTGCATCTAAAGGAACAACCAGACCTGTATGTTGCTTAAAACCTGACATGATTACTTCCCTATTAATTCAATTCACGGATATCGACAAAATGACCAGCAATCGCTGCGGCAGCGGCCATGGCGGGGCTCACTAGGTGAGTTCGACCATCGCGACCTTGGCGTCCTTCGAAGTTACGGTTACTGGTTGATGCACAACGCTCATGTGGACCTAGGCGATCGTTATTCATGGCTAGGCACATAGAGCAGCCCGGCAAGCGCCATTCAAAGCCAGCATCGATAAAGACTTTATCCAGTCCTTCCAGCTCGGCCTGAGATCTCACTTGCTCCGAACCCGGAACAATGAGTGCTTGTACGTGGTCAGCAACTTTATTGCCCTTAGCAATCGCAGCGGCGGCACGCATATCTTCAATACGCGAGTTGGTGCAAGAACCAACAAAGACTTTGTCAACTTTGTAGTCAGACAGCTTTTTACCAGCTTCGAGTCCCATGTAAGCCAGCGCTTTTTCAGCTGATGCTTTTTCTACAGGATCGGCGAAGCTGTCAGGTTCAGGAATGGTGG is a genomic window containing:
- the djlA gene encoding co-chaperone DjlA, whose translation is MQIFGKILGFFFGFLFGNIPGALLGLFLGHQFDKARNRQSRGFQSSGGPKGFGGPSQAEKQAEFFKSAFAVMGHVAKAKGQVTKEEIQLASAMMERMSLHGEQRTAAQEAFRSGKSSDFPLEETLASVRVATGGRFALLQFFLELQISAAFADGDLHPSERNVLHVIAKGLGFSSQQLEQRLQMQEAAFRFQQGGFGGGHSGHQHSGSSGQWQASSASQLPDAYKVLGVAESSDSKAVKRAYRKLMNEHHPDKLVAKGLPPEMMQVAKEKAQEIQSAYDLIKKEKGFK
- a CDS encoding DUF924 family protein, which gives rise to MYQDVLNFWFEELSPKDWFAGGEELDSLISERFGSVHAMAAQSELNEWRVSAQGRLAEVIVLDQFSRNIHRGSPNAFSCDPLALALAQETIQQGLDKSISQTERTFLYMPFMHSESLKIHEKAVELFKENGVENTLDYEYKHKVIIERFGRYPHRNDILNRVSTEEEIEFLSQPGSSF
- a CDS encoding DUF547 domain-containing protein, whose translation is MRNLFTVFILLFSSLSFAAPKSDLWAYWNQSNETNNATISHQAWDSILNKYLAASGQHHLFDYANVSSSDKNALKGYIKNLADIDPRDYSKAQQYAYWVNLYNAITVDLIVDNYPLKSITKLGGLFTFGPWGDDVVNIAGKDLTLNDIEHRILRPIWNDPRTHYAVNCASLGCPNLQLSAFTAENTETLLEQAASSFVNNDKGVVVNGNDAQLSSIYEWFVADFGGNEAGVIAHLKQYRTDLKLTTDSNIKYDYDWDLNKQ
- the leuD gene encoding 3-isopropylmalate dehydratase small subunit — protein: MSGFKQHTGLVVPLDAANVDTDAIIPKQFLQKVSRLGFGKHLFHDWRFLDDAGKQPNPDFVMNAPRYKGASILIARENFGCGSSREHAPWALADYGIRAMIAPSFADIFYGNSINNQMVPVRLTEQEVDEIFQFVDGNEGAQVEVDLEAMKVRANGKEYGFEIDEFRRHCLLNGLDNIGLTLQHEEKISEFESKIPNFLA